ATCATTAATTACGCATAAATCTTTTATGAACTGTTGTTTATCTTTTGGTAAGATAATTTGGTAGGATATTTTTTCATGTTTAGGTTTATTCATTAGTTTATAAATTCCTTAAAGAGGTGCTAATGACTTTTCTAATACAAAAGGTGTGAAATGTAAAAAATAGGGGCAATTCATAGCTTAATGCTTTAAGTTTTACAAATGTAAGAATAATAAATTACTCTTTAAAAAGAAGAGGAGCAACGTCAGAATGATAATCTACAATAAGGTGTTGTAGTCCTATTTCTATTGCATTTTGAGTGTTGTATTTATCAATACCATAAACGATTTTTCTTTCTAATAAGTTCTCTTTTTTTAGGAAATCGATATGCGATTCGTCAACCTCAGAATAGAAACTTGCTAAATAGTTAGGTTCAACGGCTTGTGGTATAAGGTAGTAGGTCCATTCCTTACCCTTGTTGAACCCCTCTAATACGGTTTTGATCTTGGGGTTGTGGTATTTTAAATAGGCCAGAAATAAGATGTTAGCATCGGCAACCAATACATTATCATAGGTTTGATATTTATTTAATAAAGCGATTAAGCTATCTGCTATGCTTTTGTTGGTTGATTTTATATCCAGATAAATATGATCAAATTGTGACGATTCTTTTAATAGCTCTTCCAATGACAATGTTTTTTGTGTAGTAGCTTTCGAATTATGAATGATGTTATGTTTTTGTATATCTGACCATTTTAGCTCATTGATATTTTTTTCAATACCTAAAAGTCGATTGGCATTTTTGTCGTGAAAAATAAGCAGTTTGTGGTCTTTGCTCATTTGAACATCTGTTTCAATAGATTTAAACCCTAAAACTTTGGATTGTTCAAAGCTATCCCATGAGTTTTCGGCTAAATGTGGCAGCCCTCTGTGAGCAAAAATCATTTTATTTTTTGAAGTAGTATCGTGTATATTGTCTTTCTTGCCGAATTTCAC
This Flavobacteriales bacterium DNA region includes the following protein-coding sequences:
- a CDS encoding glycerophosphodiester phosphodiesterase, encoding MKLVLKSVLFICAVLLLISFVKFGKKDNIHDTTSKNKMIFAHRGLPHLAENSWDSFEQSKVLGFKSIETDVQMSKDHKLLIFHDKNANRLLGIEKNINELKWSDIQKHNIIHNSKATTQKTLSLEELLKESSQFDHIYLDIKSTNKSIADSLIALLNKYQTYDNVLVADANILFLAYLKYHNPKIKTVLEGFNKGKEWTYYLIPQAVEPNYLASFYSEVDESHIDFLKKENLLERKIVYGIDKYNTQNAIEIGLQHLIVDYHSDVAPLLFKE